A window of the Candidatus Aminicenantes bacterium genome harbors these coding sequences:
- the prfB gene encoding peptide chain release factor 2 (programmed frameshift): MELTEIRDQFEELRRKSVDLRGFLDLDRKAQRLKEIEHQLTDSDIWNHPRKSTVLLKEKKRLETDLALGKRFENDIAEIETYLDLAADDSELLAELETEMERFSGFIEKTEIRNYLSGDHDLNNAFLSIHPGAGGTESHDWAEILLRMYLRFAERMEYNTEIVEILAGEEAGIKSVTVRMDGEYAYGYLKQEIGVHRLVRISPFDAAGRRHTSFAAVFVYPEVDDRIEIELDPKDLRVDTYRASGAGGQHVNRTDSAVRITHLPTNTVAQCQSERSQHQNRERAMNLMKAKLYDLELKKKNKERDRMENEKGEIAWGNQIRSYVLQPYQSIKDHRTGLEIGNTQRVLDGDILTFIKASLKQR, encoded by the exons CCGCAAGTCCGTTGATCTCAGGGGGTTTCTT GACCTGGATCGCAAGGCGCAGCGATTAAAGGAAATTGAACACCAGCTCACCGACAGCGATATCTGGAACCACCCGCGCAAATCCACCGTGCTGCTGAAGGAAAAAAAGCGCCTGGAAACCGACCTGGCGCTGGGCAAGCGCTTTGAAAACGATATCGCCGAGATCGAAACCTACCTGGACCTGGCGGCCGACGATTCCGAGTTGCTGGCTGAATTGGAAACCGAGATGGAGCGGTTTTCCGGGTTTATCGAAAAGACCGAAATCCGCAACTACCTGAGCGGCGATCATGACCTGAACAATGCCTTCCTGTCGATCCATCCCGGCGCCGGGGGCACGGAGAGCCATGACTGGGCGGAAATCCTGTTGCGCATGTACCTGCGCTTCGCCGAGCGCATGGAATACAATACCGAGATCGTGGAAATCCTGGCCGGAGAAGAGGCGGGCATCAAGAGCGTGACCGTGCGCATGGACGGGGAGTACGCCTACGGCTACCTGAAGCAGGAGATCGGTGTGCACCGTCTGGTGCGGATTTCGCCCTTTGACGCCGCCGGCCGCCGCCATACGTCATTTGCCGCCGTGTTCGTCTACCCGGAAGTGGACGATCGCATCGAGATCGAACTGGACCCCAAGGACCTGCGCGTCGATACCTACCGCGCGTCCGGGGCGGGCGGACAGCACGTCAACCGCACCGATTCAGCCGTGCGCATCACCCACTTGCCCACCAATACCGTGGCCCAATGCCAGAGTGAACGTTCCCAGCACCAGAACCGTGAACGCGCCATGAACCTGATGAAGGCCAAGCTCTACGATCTTGAGCTGAAAAAAAAGAACAAGGAACGGGACCGGATGGAAAATGAAAAAGGCGAAATCGCCTGGGGGAACCAGATCCGTTCCTATGTGTTGCAACCCTATCAAAGCATCAAGGATCACCGCACCGGGCTGGAGATCGGAAATACCCAGCGGGTACTGGACGGTGATATCCTGACGTTTATCAAGGCATCCTTGAAGCAACGCTAG